The following are from one region of the Terriglobia bacterium genome:
- a CDS encoding SpoIID/LytB domain-containing protein yields the protein MSRRFYLCLLLLGTFLCLPASQQAALSLPDTVRVRLFSTTQPSELRLTTAGGESILINARQTTLPFRSAGPVTIQTVGGKPIRLQYPLEITADHGVLVIVNEIPFEEYVAAVLAGESLSFKSDESLKAMAVAVRTYAAHFLNRHQREAFNFCDTTHCQDFRITAVTERLRKAANDTRGEVLLYDSQPITAYYHEDCGGITEAQGPYLQQLKDPFCVSRGRKQWTAELTAADIQSVFGLSGATAIEIAGRTNSGRVQKLRITGNETRVMTAEAFRLEFGRKLGWDKIRSDLYEIHNSEGRFRFDGFGAGHGIGLCQDGAAVMGEQGFTHQQILAYYYPNTQLTRLGI from the coding sequence TTGAGTCTGCCGGACACCGTTCGGGTCCGCCTGTTCTCGACGACCCAGCCCTCCGAGCTTCGCCTGACGACTGCCGGCGGAGAGAGCATCCTTATCAATGCCCGTCAAACAACGCTTCCCTTCCGGAGTGCGGGTCCCGTCACGATTCAGACCGTCGGTGGTAAACCGATCCGGCTTCAGTATCCTCTGGAGATTACGGCCGACCACGGTGTTCTGGTTATCGTCAATGAGATCCCGTTCGAAGAGTATGTCGCTGCCGTCCTCGCCGGGGAGTCTCTCAGTTTCAAGTCGGATGAATCGTTGAAGGCGATGGCCGTCGCCGTGCGGACCTATGCCGCGCATTTTCTGAACCGCCACCAGCGGGAGGCTTTCAACTTCTGCGATACGACGCATTGCCAGGACTTTCGCATCACGGCCGTCACGGAACGGCTGCGCAAAGCTGCCAACGATACCCGCGGGGAAGTTCTGCTGTACGACTCCCAGCCGATTACCGCCTATTATCACGAGGATTGCGGCGGGATTACCGAAGCTCAAGGTCCATATCTGCAACAGCTGAAAGATCCATTTTGCGTTTCCCGCGGCAGGAAACAGTGGACGGCCGAATTGACTGCTGCGGACATCCAATCCGTTTTCGGCCTGAGCGGCGCAACCGCGATCGAGATCGCCGGGCGAACCAATTCGGGGCGGGTTCAAAAACTCCGGATCACAGGTAATGAGACGCGGGTCATGACTGCGGAGGCGTTCCGTCTGGAGTTCGGCAGGAAACTCGGCTGGGACAAGATCCGAAGTGATCTCTACGAAATTCACAATTCCGAAGGCCGGTTCCGTTTTGATGGATTCGGCGCGGGACACGGTATCGGGTTATGCCAGGACGGAGCGGCCGTCATGGGCGAGCAAGGGTTCACCCATCAACAGATTCTGGCTTATTACTATCCCAACACGCAGCTCACACGCCTGGGTATCTGA
- a CDS encoding two-component regulator propeller domain-containing protein codes for MREKLRWTVPIILAVVTGVALVSIVRARRAIEEARADVTRSAIAFDVHPFSASRPAMIDPLPAPPDFRAAQFFHNSLYIAGSGGLWIYDLTGNLQKTYETGLDLPPSPLVAVAVGTVAGDAEPKLWLATANAGILSFDGERFSQIRLQNNGLVRGLGNPTSLLILPTGLLLIGFSEGGVIRYDGATLAPLHPDLRNIPVTVLAGTEGDLWVGTRDRGVMHRQAGTTEIFQDQTGLQDNRVLSIAVFGERAFVGTPVGVTEFQDGKPLRKLADGIFSQSLLAAGNSLFVGTVDAGIVEVRLQNERPQALIPASDLEPRAVRHFMEADGKAFALTAGGLFEREPGAGVWNRRINIPGSRWTDRNISALSVDPDGRLWIGYFDRGIDIAGTDGSLNVTHVEDDQIFCVNRIVQDSYRNMTVVATANGIALFNPQGKILKRIREADGLISNHVSDVAVRADGLAAATAGGVTFLDARGPESIYAFHGLANNHVYTLGLNGSQLMAGTLGGLSVIEDGFVRKSYTTANSQLKQNWITAVVRVNDSWFIGTYGGGVMELDSHGQWSEFPDFPAQIVVNPNAMLVAGNHVLAGTLDRGLFVYNIPDHRWTPMTDGLPSLNVTALAQSSGNLFIGTDNGIIRMPIERLTP; via the coding sequence ATGCGAGAGAAGCTGCGCTGGACAGTTCCAATCATTCTGGCAGTGGTAACGGGTGTTGCCCTCGTCTCGATTGTCCGCGCCCGGCGCGCCATCGAAGAAGCGCGGGCCGATGTCACGCGGTCCGCGATCGCGTTCGATGTGCATCCGTTCTCGGCTTCGAGGCCGGCGATGATCGATCCTTTGCCCGCGCCCCCGGATTTCCGCGCCGCGCAATTCTTCCATAACTCACTCTATATCGCGGGTTCAGGCGGGCTTTGGATATACGATCTCACCGGAAATCTTCAGAAGACCTATGAAACCGGGCTCGATCTGCCTCCATCGCCCTTGGTTGCCGTGGCTGTCGGGACGGTCGCCGGCGACGCGGAGCCGAAGCTTTGGCTCGCGACGGCAAATGCAGGCATCCTTTCGTTCGACGGGGAGCGGTTCTCGCAAATCCGCCTTCAGAACAATGGATTGGTGAGGGGCCTGGGAAACCCCACATCCTTATTAATCCTGCCCACAGGACTTCTGCTGATCGGCTTCTCTGAAGGCGGCGTCATCCGGTACGACGGCGCGACCCTTGCGCCGCTCCATCCGGACCTTCGAAACATCCCGGTGACGGTTCTTGCCGGAACCGAGGGAGACCTGTGGGTTGGAACTCGCGATCGTGGAGTCATGCACCGGCAAGCGGGGACCACGGAAATATTCCAGGACCAGACGGGTCTTCAGGACAATCGCGTCCTCTCGATAGCGGTGTTCGGAGAGCGGGCTTTCGTTGGAACGCCGGTCGGCGTTACGGAATTCCAGGACGGAAAGCCGCTCCGCAAACTTGCCGATGGCATCTTCAGCCAATCGCTGCTGGCGGCCGGCAACAGTCTGTTCGTGGGAACGGTCGACGCCGGCATCGTCGAGGTCCGTCTTCAGAACGAACGGCCGCAAGCCTTAATTCCGGCTTCGGACTTGGAGCCGCGCGCGGTCCGGCATTTTATGGAGGCTGACGGGAAGGCTTTCGCGCTGACTGCCGGCGGTCTTTTTGAACGCGAACCTGGCGCCGGGGTATGGAACCGGCGCATCAACATTCCCGGGTCGCGCTGGACCGACCGCAACATCTCGGCCTTGTCGGTCGATCCGGACGGCAGGCTGTGGATCGGCTACTTCGACCGTGGCATCGATATCGCCGGGACGGACGGCAGCCTGAATGTCACCCATGTCGAAGACGATCAGATCTTCTGCGTCAACCGCATCGTCCAGGACTCCTACCGGAACATGACCGTCGTCGCTACAGCGAACGGGATCGCGCTGTTCAATCCCCAGGGCAAGATCTTGAAGCGGATACGCGAAGCAGACGGCCTCATCTCTAACCACGTCAGTGATGTCGCTGTCCGGGCGGACGGGCTCGCGGCGGCGACGGCGGGTGGCGTGACATTCCTGGACGCTCGCGGCCCGGAGTCCATCTACGCATTTCACGGCCTGGCGAATAACCACGTTTACACGCTCGGGCTGAACGGTTCGCAGTTGATGGCGGGGACGCTCGGCGGGTTATCTGTTATCGAAGACGGTTTTGTCCGTAAGAGCTATACAACGGCCAATTCCCAGTTGAAGCAGAACTGGATTACGGCGGTCGTCCGGGTGAATGACTCCTGGTTTATCGGCACTTACGGTGGTGGCGTAATGGAGCTTGATTCCCATGGACAGTGGTCCGAATTCCCGGATTTTCCGGCTCAAATCGTGGTTAATCCGAACGCTATGCTGGTGGCCGGCAATCATGTCCTGGCCGGAACGCTGGATCGCGGACTGTTTGTCTATAACATCCCGGACCACCGCTGGACTCCGATGACGGACGGGCTCCCTTCGTTAAACGTGACGGCACTGGCCCAATCCTCGGGCAATCTCTTTATTGGAACGGACAACGGCATCATTCGAATGCCGATCGAAAGGCTTACTCCATGA
- a CDS encoding VIT and VWA domain-containing protein, whose translation MRAWLIFLLVLPLAAADSGVLVPGNRNTPDPAILSLEEMTINIAIDNGTARVSVREIFANHTNQNQEGTYSFALPVRALLSDFAVWDELTRIPGVILERKRANEIYDQLRSQTIDPGLLEMGERGAEEAARSAEFTAKVTPIPARGTKRVEMEYNERLPVEQLSSVLSVPLKPDAYQAQVAGRLEININVLSDRPIQTFEGIAKAYPLKIDERTPNRIRASFSGNRVALTEDLGVKYTFDPATADSLRVLTYRNPSDMPATGFFQVSSLFGSGANAPDAANSNPRTVVLAFDSSLSMQWNKLDSSFQAFETVLHALRPQDQFNVVLFNSDVSLFATSLQPATADQIEHALAFVKQSRLRGGTNLGTALERALGQAGPNSYVVLFTDGGATQGSIRNSRLLSAFNAQWNKVPATQRPRMFVFAVGDDANLPLLKQLGSDNGVFEWARSSEPIDFKIQQFIAKIGRYPISSLRLSVAPASDTDMVYALEPSVFGGSQQVWIGEYKKPVSSAKFTASGQRDGKNLTLTANAPLPADATDHDLLPRTWAKGARRCPVGKDQSKRRRQGIYR comes from the coding sequence ATGAGGGCCTGGCTTATCTTCCTGCTCGTTTTGCCTCTGGCCGCGGCGGACTCCGGCGTGCTCGTTCCTGGAAACCGCAATACTCCGGATCCTGCGATCCTGTCTCTGGAAGAGATGACGATCAACATCGCGATCGACAATGGCACGGCGCGTGTGTCGGTGAGAGAAATCTTTGCGAATCACACGAATCAGAACCAGGAAGGAACGTACAGTTTCGCTCTGCCGGTCCGGGCGCTGCTTTCGGACTTCGCGGTCTGGGATGAGCTGACCCGAATTCCCGGAGTCATCCTCGAACGGAAGCGGGCCAACGAAATCTATGACCAGCTTCGATCGCAAACCATCGACCCGGGTCTCCTTGAAATGGGAGAACGCGGCGCCGAGGAAGCGGCTCGCAGTGCAGAATTCACGGCTAAAGTCACGCCGATACCAGCGCGAGGGACCAAGCGGGTCGAGATGGAGTACAACGAGCGGCTTCCGGTCGAACAACTGTCCAGCGTATTATCCGTGCCTTTGAAGCCAGACGCTTATCAGGCGCAGGTCGCCGGACGGCTGGAGATCAATATCAATGTTCTTTCGGACCGGCCGATCCAGACCTTTGAAGGTATCGCCAAGGCGTATCCGTTAAAGATCGACGAACGCACTCCGAATCGCATTCGGGCGTCTTTTTCCGGCAACCGGGTCGCGCTGACTGAAGATCTCGGCGTCAAGTACACTTTCGATCCAGCCACGGCGGATTCACTTCGGGTCCTGACATACCGGAATCCTTCGGATATGCCTGCGACCGGGTTTTTCCAGGTCTCCTCACTCTTCGGCTCCGGCGCAAATGCTCCGGATGCGGCAAATTCCAATCCCCGCACGGTCGTCCTCGCTTTCGATTCGTCGCTCTCGATGCAGTGGAACAAACTCGACAGCAGCTTTCAGGCGTTCGAGACGGTGCTGCATGCTCTTCGCCCTCAGGATCAATTCAACGTGGTCCTGTTTAATTCCGATGTATCGCTGTTCGCGACCTCGCTTCAGCCGGCGACGGCGGATCAAATCGAACATGCCCTCGCGTTTGTAAAGCAAAGCCGCCTGCGCGGCGGCACGAATCTCGGAACAGCGCTGGAACGGGCGCTGGGGCAGGCAGGCCCGAACTCCTACGTGGTGCTCTTCACCGACGGCGGCGCGACCCAGGGTTCCATCCGGAATTCCAGGCTGCTTTCGGCATTTAACGCGCAGTGGAACAAGGTTCCGGCCACTCAGCGGCCGCGCATGTTCGTGTTCGCCGTCGGCGATGACGCGAATCTGCCGCTATTGAAGCAACTGGGCAGCGATAACGGGGTTTTCGAATGGGCTCGAAGCTCCGAGCCGATTGATTTCAAGATCCAGCAATTTATTGCCAAGATCGGCCGGTATCCGATCTCGTCGCTGCGCCTTTCGGTCGCGCCTGCTTCGGATACCGATATGGTTTATGCGCTCGAGCCTTCCGTGTTCGGCGGCTCCCAGCAGGTATGGATCGGAGAGTATAAAAAGCCGGTGTCGTCCGCGAAGTTCACCGCAAGCGGGCAGCGGGACGGCAAGAACCTGACGCTTACCGCGAATGCGCCGCTGCCGGCGGATGCGACCGATCACGACTTGCTTCCCCGGACCTGGGCAAAAGGCGCGCGTCGATGCCCTGTTGGAAAAGATCAATCAAAACGGCGAAGACAAGGCATCTATAGATGA